From Xanthomonas citri pv. mangiferaeindicae:
TCAGCGCCGAGCAATGCCAGCGGCTGTTCCGGCGTTTCGAGCAGGCCGACGGCGCACGCACCGCCGCGCGCTACGGCGGCAGCGGCCTGGGGCTGGCGATCAGCCAGGAACTGTCGCTGGCGATGGGCGGCCGGATCGACGTCGAGAGCACCCTTGGCGCGGGCACCCGGTTCACGGTCGTGCTGCCATTGGCCGAGGTCGCCACCCCGCCGCGGCGCACGCGCTTCGAGGGCCACGAGCGCATCACCGCGGCGGTCGGACTGGTGGTGCTGCTGGTCGAGGACGACCAGACCGTGGCCGACGTGATCCGGGGCCTGCTCGAGGCGCAGGGCCACCAGGTCGCTCACGCGATGCATGGGCTCGCTGCGCTGACCGAAGTGCGGACCCAGACGTTCGACATCGCCCTGCTCGATCTGGACCTGCCGGGCATCGACGGTCTGACCCTGGCCGGCATGCTGCGCGCCCAAGGCTTCGACCGTCCGCTGGTTGCGGTCACCGCGCGCGCCGATGCCGAGGCCGAGCCGGCGGCGCGCGCGGCCGGTTTCGACGGCTTCCTGCGCAAGCCGCTGACCGGCGAGATGCTGGCCGACGTGCTGGCCCAAAGCTGGCGGCCGGTCCACGAAGGCGGCGGTCTGGACGACCGCGAGGACTAACGGCGGCTTGGCACCGCCTGCACGGCGGCGTCGCCAGACTGCCGCCATGGCCGCCTCCCGTCCGTCCTCCACCGCCCGCATGCCGAAAGGGCGGCGCGACGACCTCATCCAGTTGCGCCCCGAGGGCCTGTACTGCCCGGCCGGCGATTTCCATATCGATCCTTGGCGTCCGGTGCCGCGTGCGGTGATCACTCACGGCCACGGCGACCATGCGCGCACTGGCATGGGCGCCTACCACACCACGCGTGCGGGGCTGCCGATCCTGGAGTGGCGCCTGGGCGAGCAGATCTATGTCGCACACGATTACGGCGCGCCATTCCAGATGGGCGCGGCGACGGTGTCGCTGCATCCGGCCGGCCACGTGCTGGGCTCGGCCCAGGTGCGGGTGGAGGTCGACGGCGAGGTCTGGGTCGCCTCGGGCGACTACAAGCGCCAGCACGATCCGACCTGCGCACCGTTCGAGGTCGTGCGCTGCGACACCTTCATCACCGAGGCCACGTTCGGCCTGCCGGTCTACCGATGGCCCGACACCGCACTGGTCGCCGCCGAGATCGAGGCCTGGCGCGCGCACTGCGAGACGCGCGGGGAGGTGGCGGTGCTGTTCTGTTACGCGCTGGGCAAGGCCCAGCGCGTGCTGGCCGAACTGGCGGCGCATACCGACCAGCCGGCGCTGCTGCACGGGGCGGTCGCCGCCGGCGTCGAGGTCTACCGGCGGGCCGGCATCGCGATGCTCGACACCCTGCCGGTCGCCGAGACCGATCGCGGCGGCGATTTTGCCGGCCGGTTGGTCATCGCGCCGCCATCGGCGGCCGGCAGCGCGTGGATGCGCCGGTTCCGCCGCGCGCAGCAGGGCTTCGCATCGGGCTGGATGCGCATTCGTGGCAATCGACGCCGTCGCAACTACGATCGCGGCTTCGTGGTGTCCGACCACGCCGACTGGCCCGATCTGATGCGGACCGTGCGCGAGACCGGTGCCACGCGGGTGATCGCGACCCATGGCAACACCGATGCGATCATCCGTGCGCTACGCGAGGATGGCATCGCGGCCGAAGCCTTCCGCACCGATTTCGGGGACGAGGAATGAGCGCCCGGCGCTCGAGGGCCTGCGCATGAGGCGCTTCGCCCGGCTGTACCGCGAGCTCGATCGCAGCACCGCCACGCTCGACAAGCGCGCGGCACTGGTTGCCTACTTCCGCGACGCGCCGCCGCACGATGCCGCCTGGGCGCTGTTCCTGCTGGCCGGCGGCAAGGTCGCCGGGGCCGGGCGACGCATCGCCAATACCCGCGAACTGCGCGAATGGATTGGTGAGGCCGCGGGCTTGCCCGACTGGCTGGTCGACGACAGCTACGACCAGGTCGGCGACTTGGCCGAGACGCTCGCGCTGCTGCTCGACGATCCCGTCGCGCCGGCCGACGACGTCTCGCTGGCCGAATGGATCGAGCGGCGGCTGATCCCGGTCGCCAATCGCGACCCGGCGGTCCGGCGCGCGCTGGTGGTCGAGGCCTGGGCTTCGCTGTGTTTCGACGAGCGGCTGGTGTTCAACAAGTTGCTGACCGGCGCGCTGCGCGTGGGCGTTTCGCAGCGACTGGTGCAGCAGGCGCTGGCGGAGATGAGCGGGCTGGACATCGCGCGTATCGCCCAACGCATGCTCGGCAGTTGGACGCCGAGCGCGCAGTTCCTGCGCGACCTGCTCTCGCCCGACGAACTGCCCAGCGACCGGCGTCAGCCGTATCCGTTCTTCCTTGCTTCGCCCTTGGAGCAGGCGCTGCGTCCCGACACGGTGAGCGAGGGCACGGATGTCGAGGCGGCCGCCGATGCGGAGCCGGATATGGACGTGGCGGCGCCGGTGCTGGCCAACGATCCCGACGCGGTCGCGCGTGCGCTCGGCCCGATCGAAGACTGGCTGCTGGAATGGAAGTGGGACGGCATCCGCCTGCAACTGATCCGCCGCGGCGCGGACATCGCGCTGTGGTCGCGCGGCGAAGAACGCCTCGACGGACGCTTTCCCGAGATCGAAGCCGCGGCGCTGACGCTGCCCCGCGACTGTGTGTTCGACGGCGAGCTGCTGGCCTGGCGGCCGGGCGAACCCGCGCCGATGCCGTTCACCGCGCTGCAGACCCGCATCCAGCGCCGCAAGCCCGGACCGAAGACACTCGCCGACACGCCGGTGCGCGTGCAGGTCTACGACCTGCTCGAGCTCGACGGCGAGGACTGGCGCGACCGGCCGCAGGCCGAGCGCCGGGCGATGCTCGAGACATTGGTCGCCCAGTACGACGATCCGCGCATCGTGATCTCGCCGCGTGTGGACGCCGCTGACTGGGCGCAGGCCGCCGCGCTGCGCGCCGATGCCCGCGCGCGCGGCGTCGAGGGCTTGATGCTCAAGCGCGCCGATGCCCGCTACCAGGCCGGCCGGCGTCGCGGCGACTGGTGGAAGTGGAAGATCGATCCGCTGACCATCGACGCGGTGCTGATCTATGCGCAGGCCGGCCACGGCCGGCGCAGCACGCTCTACACCGACTACACCTTCGCACTGTGGGATGGCGACACCCTGGTGCCGGTCGCCAAAGCCTATTCGGGGCTCGACGACCGCGAAATCCTCGCGCTCGACAAGTGGATCCGCGCGCACACCCTCGAGCGCTTCGGGCCGGTGCGTTCGGTCACCGCGCACCATGTCTTCGAGCTCGGCTTCGAGGCGGTCAACCGCTCGAGCCGGCACAAGTCCGGCATCGCCGTGCGCTTTCCGCGCATCCTGCGCTGGCGCCGCGACAAGCCGATCGCCGAGGCCGATCGGCTCGAGACCTTGCGGGCGCTCGCACGGTGACGGCGGCGTCCGGCGAGCGCGGCCGTCCGCGGTGCGCAGGGACGTGGCCCGGCCGGTGGCGATGACTCGTCTTCGCGGCCCCGATGCGCCGCTGCGCGCCTGGTTTGCGGCGCAGGGCTGGCGTCCGGCACCGTTCCAGCGCGAGGTCTGGCGCCGGTATCTGGCCGGGGAGTCGGGCCTGTTGCATACCCCGACCGGCAGCGGCAAAACACTGGCCGCCTTCGGCGGGCCCCTGCTCGAAGCGCTGGCCGCGCGCCCGCGTGCGAAGGCCGGTCCACGCACGACCCCGGCGAAGTCAGCCGCGCGTGCCGGCAAAGACGCCGGGCGCAGGCTGCAGGTGCTGTGGATCACCCCGCTGCGCGCGCTCGCGGTCGACACGGTGCGCGCATTGCGCGCGCCGATCGAGGCGCTCGGTCTGGATTGGACGGTCGCCATGCGCACTGGCGATGCCAGCGCACGCGACCGGCGGCTGGCGCGCAGCGGCCAGGCCGAGGTGCTGGTGACCACGCCCGAATCGCTGTCATTGCTGCTCTCCTATGCCGACACCGCGCCGCTGCTGGCCTCGGTGCGCTGCGTGGTCGTCGACGAATGGCACGAACTGCTCGGCAACAAGCGCGGCGTGCTGCTGCAGCTGGCGCTTGCGCGGCTGCGCCGGCTCGCACCGGCGCTGCGCATCTGGGGCGTCTCGGCGACGCTCGGCAACCTGGCGCAGGCGCGCGATGCGCTGCTGCCGCATTGTCCGCAGGCGCAGGTGGTCGCCGGGGTGGCGCCCAAGCGTTTCACGCTCGACACGCTGCTGCCCGGCGAGGACGAGCGCTTTCCGTGGGCCGGCCATCTGGGCCTGGCGCAGTTGCCGCGTGTGCTGGAGCGGCTGATGGCCGAACGCACCAGCCTGCTGTTCGCCAACACCCGCTCGCAGGCCGAACTGTGGCATCGCGCGCTGTCGGCGGTCTGGCCGGAGGCGCCCGAAACGCTGGCACTGCATCACGGTTCGCTCGATCCGAAGCTGCGCGCGGCCGCTGAGCAGGGCCTGCGCGCCGGCAGCGTGCGCTGCGTGGTTGCGACCTCCAGCCTCGATCTCGGTGTCGACTTTCCCGCCGTCGACCAAGTACTGCAGATTGGCAGCCCGAAAGGCGTCTCGCGCTTGCTGCAACGTGCCGGGCGCGCACGCCACCGCCCGGGCGAAGCGGGGCACGTGGTCTGCGTGCCGACGCACGCGCTGGAACTGGTCGAGTACGCCGCGGCTCGCGCCGCGGTTGCCGCGGGTACGATCGAATCGCGCCCGCCGCCTGTGCTCAGCCTCGATGTGCTGGCCCAGCACTGTGTGACGCTGGCGCTGGGCGGCGGCTTCGAGGCCGATGCGCTTTACGACGAAGTCCGCGGGACCCATGCGTTCCGCGCGCTCGACCCACTGGCCTGGCGCGCGGTGCTCGATTTCATCGTCCAGGGCGGCGCGGCGCTGGCGCATTACCCCGACTTCCGCCGCGTGGTGCGCGGCGAGGACGGGGTCTATCGGGTCGAGGACCGACGCATCGCGCTGCGTCATCGCCTGTCGATCGGCACGATCGCCAGCGATGGCGCGGTGCGCGTGAAGCTGCTGCGCGGCGGGGGCCTGGGCTCGGTCGAGGAGAGTTTCGTCGGTCGCTTGCGGCCGCGCGACCGGTTCCAGTTCGCCGGCCGCACGCTGGAGTTGGTGCGGCTGGAAGACATGACCGCGTACGTGCGCGTCGCCAAGGCCGGCAGCGGCACGGTGCCCAAATGGCAGGGCGGCCGGATGTCGCTGTCGGGCACGTTGGCGCACGAGGTCGAGCGCCTGTTCGCCGGCCCGCGCGATGCACCGGAGCTGCGTGCGATCGGTCGGCTGCTCGATCTGCAGCAGCGGCTGTCTGCACTACCGGCGCCGGGCCGCCTGCTGGTGGAATGGATCCGCGCGCGCGGCGCGCGCCACCTGTTCGTGTTTCCGTTCGCCGGGCGTCAGGTGCACGAGGGCCTGGCCGCGCTGCTGGCGCTGCGCTGGGGCCGCCTGCGCGCCAACAGCTTCTCGTTCGCCGCCAACGATTACGGCTTCGTGCTCTCGCCCGCGCAGGAAGTGGAGCTCGATGCGCTCGATGTCGAAGCGATGCTCTCGCCCGAGGCCTTGATCGATGACCTGCGCGAGAGCCTGAACCTGGCCGAGCTCGCCCGCCGCCAATTTCGCGACATCGCCCGCGTCGCCGGTCTGCTGCCGCCGTCGCTGCCCGGACGCGCGCCACGTTCGATGCGCCAGTTGCAGGCCTCCAGCGGCCTGCTGTTCGACGTGCTGCGCCGGCACGATCCCGACCACATGCTGCTGGCGCTGGCCGAGCGTGAGGTGTTCGCCGCGCAACTGGACGTGGTGCAACTGCGCACCACGCTGGAGGATTGCAGTGCCCGCAGGCTCGACCTGCATCCGCTGCGCACGTTCACCCCGCTGTCGTTCCCGCTGTGGGCCGAGTCGATGCGTGGCCAGCTCAGCACCGAGGACTGGCGCACACGCGTGCAGCGCGCGGCGGCGCAACTGGAGCGGCGCAATCGTGGCTGACGGCGCGTTGGAGATCGAGATTGCCGGCGAGGCGCTGCGATTGTTCGCCGAGCGTGCGCTGCTGTGGCCGCGGCAGCGCACGCTGGTCGTGGCCGACGTGCATCTGGGCAAGGCGCAGCACTTTCGCGAGGCCGGCATCGCGCTGCCGCGTGGCGGCACCGAGCACGATCTCGAACGGCTCGACGGGCTGATCGAAGCCAGCGGCGCGACGCGATTGCTGGTGCTCGGCGACCTGCTGCACGCCGGTGCGCGCGACGCGCCGTGGCGCACGGCCTGGCGGGCCTGGCGGGCGGACCGTCCCGCGCTGTCGGTCGACCTGGTCGGCGGCAATCACGATCGCGCCCTGCGCGCTGCGCCCGAGCTGGCATGCACGCTCGGCCTGCGCCTGCACGGCGCGCTGTTGCACGAGCCCCCCTTCGTGTTCGTGCATGACGTCGACGACGCGGTTGCGGCCGATGTCGCGGGCTACCGGCTTGGCGGGCATCTGCATCCGGTGGTGCGCCTGCCGGGCCTGCCGCGCTTGCCGGCTTTCGTGTTCGCGCAGGATGCCGGCTTGCTGCCGGCGTTCACCGCGTTCGCTGGCGGCCTGCCGATCGCACCGTCGCCCGGCATGCGGCTGTACCCCTGCGCGCCGGGGGCCGTGGTGGCGCTGCCGGCGACGCTCTGAGCGCATCCGTCGCTCGCATCCATCCGCTGGCTTGACGGCGACCGTAGCCGGGCTGGCATGATGGCGGGCCCATCGACCGGATGTTCGGCGGGAGCGGCCTGCGCGGGGAGTGTGGGCTGGCCAGGACACAGGAGTGCTTCGCCGACATGCCCGAATTCGTCGCCACCGCGCTCGGATACCCCACGCTCGTCTACAGCGTGCTGCTGGGGGTGTGCGCGCTCTACTGGCTGATCGCGGCGCTGGGGCTGGTGGACATCGGTGGCCTCGATCTCGACCTCGACCTGCCCGATGGCGCGGACGCGCATGGACTGGCCGGCGTGCTCGCACGGCTGGGGCTCGATCGGTTGCCGATCATGCTGGTGCTCACACTGGTGGTGTTCTTCGGCTGGTTCTGCACCTACTTCATCCATCTGTTCCTGCTCGCGCCGCTGTGGGGCTGGCTGCGCTGGACGCTGGGCACGCTCACTGCGCTGCTCGCACTGCTGCCGGGCGCACTGCTGACCACCGCGGCGCTGCGACCGTTGCGGCGCTGGCTGTCGAAGTTGCAACCGGTCGCCGAACCCTCGCTGCTGGGACGGGTGGCCGTCGTGCGGACGCCGACGGTGTCGGCGTCCGCCGGAATGGCCGATGTCGACGACGGCGGTGCCGGCCTCGTCCTGCAGGTGCGCGCCGAAGGGGCCCATGTCCACCAACGCGGCGAGCGGGTGGTGCTGGTCGAGTTCGATCCTGTGGGGCATTGCTATCGGGTCGTGCCCGAAGCCGATTACCGTCACATCTGATCCGTACGGTCCGCGGAATGCGGACCCCAAGCGAAGGAGAAACACCCGATGAGTGTCGCCACGCTCGCCCCGTTCCTGATCGGCCTGGGCATCGTCATGGTCGTGCTGCTCGGCGCGGCCGGCCTGTTCAAGGCCTTCTACAAGAAGGTCGACCAGGGCACCGCGCTGATCGTCAACGACATGAGCACGCAGCCCAAGGTGCGCTTCACCGGTGCGCTCATCATCCCGGTCCTCTACCGCGCCGAGCTGATGAAGATCAGCCTGATCACGCTGCAGATCGATCGCCGGGGCAAGGAGGGGCTGATCTGCCGCGACAACATGCGCGCCGACATCGCGGTGGCGTTCTACTTGCGCGTCAACGAGACCCAGGCCGACGTGCTGCGGGTGGCCAAGGCCCTGGGCGCCGATCGCGCCTCGGACAAGCATGCAGTCGACGAGCTGTTCAACGCCAAGTTCTCCGAGGCGCTCAAGACCGTCGGCAAGAAGTTCGACTTCACCGACCTGTTCGAAAAGCGCCAGGAGTTCCGCGACGAGATCATCGCCGTCATCGGCAACGACCTCAACGGCTATGTGCTCGAGGACGTGGCGATCGATTACCTCGAGCAGACGCCCAAGAGCGTGCTCGATCCGCACAACATCCTCGACGCCGAGGGCATCCGCAAGATCACGGAGCTGACCGCCTCGCAGAACGTGGTCACCAACGAGCTCGAGCAGAACGAGCGGTTGGCGATCACCAAGAAGAATGTCGAGACGCGCGAGGCGACCCTGTCGCTCGAACGTCAGCAGGCCGAGGCCGAGGCGCGCCAGCAGCGCGAGATCGAGACGATCCGCGCGCGTGAGGAAGCCGAGACCGCAAAGGTGCAGGAGGAACAGCGGCAGGTCGCCGAGAACGCCCGCATCGAAGCCCAGCAGCTGATCGACATCCGTGAGGAGAACCGCCTGCGCGAGGTCGAGGTCGCAGCGCAGAATCGCCAGCGCGCGGTCGCGATCGAAGCCGAGCGCGTCGAGCGCGCCCGCCAGCTTGAGCAGGTCACCACCGACCGTGAAGTGCAACTGCAGGGCGTGGAGCGCGACAAGGTCGTCGAGCAGGGCCGGATGGACGTGGCCAACATTACCCGCGAACGCATCGCCATCGACAAGACCGTGGCCCAGGAGGAGGAACGGATCAAGGAAGTGCGCGAGGTGTCGGAAGCGGACCGTCTCAAGCAAGTCACGATCCTCGACGCCGAGGCCAAG
This genomic window contains:
- a CDS encoding DNA ligase-associated DEXH box helicase, which produces MPKGRRDDLIQLRPEGLYCPAGDFHIDPWRPVPRAVITHGHGDHARTGMGAYHTTRAGLPILEWRLGEQIYVAHDYGAPFQMGAATVSLHPAGHVLGSAQVRVEVDGEVWVASGDYKRQHDPTCAPFEVVRCDTFITEATFGLPVYRWPDTALVAAEIEAWRAHCETRGEVAVLFCYALGKAQRVLAELAAHTDQPALLHGAVAAGVEVYRRAGIAMLDTLPVAETDRGGDFAGRLVIAPPSAAGSAWMRRFRRAQQGFASGWMRIRGNRRRRNYDRGFVVSDHADWPDLMRTVRETGATRVIATHGNTDAIIRALREDGIAAEAFRTDFGDEE
- a CDS encoding DNA ligase-associated DEXH box helicase; translation: MTRLRGPDAPLRAWFAAQGWRPAPFQREVWRRYLAGESGLLHTPTGSGKTLAAFGGPLLEALAARPRAKAGPRTTPAKSAARAGKDAGRRLQVLWITPLRALAVDTVRALRAPIEALGLDWTVAMRTGDASARDRRLARSGQAEVLVTTPESLSLLLSYADTAPLLASVRCVVVDEWHELLGNKRGVLLQLALARLRRLAPALRIWGVSATLGNLAQARDALLPHCPQAQVVAGVAPKRFTLDTLLPGEDERFPWAGHLGLAQLPRVLERLMAERTSLLFANTRSQAELWHRALSAVWPEAPETLALHHGSLDPKLRAAAEQGLRAGSVRCVVATSSLDLGVDFPAVDQVLQIGSPKGVSRLLQRAGRARHRPGEAGHVVCVPTHALELVEYAAARAAVAAGTIESRPPPVLSLDVLAQHCVTLALGGGFEADALYDEVRGTHAFRALDPLAWRAVLDFIVQGGAALAHYPDFRRVVRGEDGVYRVEDRRIALRHRLSIGTIASDGAVRVKLLRGGGLGSVEESFVGRLRPRDRFQFAGRTLELVRLEDMTAYVRVAKAGSGTVPKWQGGRMSLSGTLAHEVERLFAGPRDAPELRAIGRLLDLQQRLSALPAPGRLLVEWIRARGARHLFVFPFAGRQVHEGLAALLALRWGRLRANSFSFAANDYGFVLSPAQEVELDALDVEAMLSPEALIDDLRESLNLAELARRQFRDIARVAGLLPPSLPGRAPRSMRQLQASSGLLFDVLRRHDPDHMLLALAEREVFAAQLDVVQLRTTLEDCSARRLDLHPLRTFTPLSFPLWAESMRGQLSTEDWRTRVQRAAAQLERRNRG
- a CDS encoding ATP-dependent DNA ligase (catalyzes the ATP-dependent formation of a phosphodiester at the site of a single strand break in duplex DNA) is translated as MRRFARLYRELDRSTATLDKRAALVAYFRDAPPHDAAWALFLLAGGKVAGAGRRIANTRELREWIGEAAGLPDWLVDDSYDQVGDLAETLALLLDDPVAPADDVSLAEWIERRLIPVANRDPAVRRALVVEAWASLCFDERLVFNKLLTGALRVGVSQRLVQQALAEMSGLDIARIAQRMLGSWTPSAQFLRDLLSPDELPSDRRQPYPFFLASPLEQALRPDTVSEGTDVEAAADAEPDMDVAAPVLANDPDAVARALGPIEDWLLEWKWDGIRLQLIRRGADIALWSRGEERLDGRFPEIEAAALTLPRDCVFDGELLAWRPGEPAPMPFTALQTRIQRRKPGPKTLADTPVRVQVYDLLELDGEDWRDRPQAERRAMLETLVAQYDDPRIVISPRVDAADWAQAAALRADARARGVEGLMLKRADARYQAGRRRGDWWKWKIDPLTIDAVLIYAQAGHGRRSTLYTDYTFALWDGDTLVPVAKAYSGLDDREILALDKWIRAHTLERFGPVRSVTAHHVFELGFEAVNRSSRHKSGIAVRFPRILRWRRDKPIAEADRLETLRALAR